The following proteins are encoded in a genomic region of Herminiimonas arsenicoxydans:
- a CDS encoding conserved hypothetical protein (Evidence 4 : Homologs of previously reported genes of unknown function) codes for MKSFSSSYLLGLLLLCSLPTSHAAEANTLTGCAAKRQEVQTQLDHARAHGNKAQEAKLKIALKQISNHCTDEGLRREREADVKKKEHKVAERKAELEKAQASGKPKKITEQQKKLQEAEAELQKARDKLSQ; via the coding sequence ATGAAAAGCTTCTCAAGTAGTTATCTGTTAGGTCTTCTGTTGCTGTGTAGTTTGCCGACCAGCCACGCCGCCGAAGCAAACACGCTCACCGGCTGTGCCGCCAAACGCCAGGAAGTACAAACCCAGCTCGACCATGCACGCGCACATGGCAACAAAGCACAAGAAGCCAAACTGAAGATCGCACTCAAACAGATAAGCAATCACTGCACAGATGAAGGCTTGCGACGCGAACGTGAAGCCGACGTGAAAAAGAAAGAACACAAGGTAGCCGAACGCAAGGCGGAATTGGAAAAAGCCCAGGCCAGCGGCAAACCAAAGAAAATCACTGAGCAACAAAAGAAACTGCAAGAAGCGGAAGCCGAATTGCAGAAAGCCAGGGATAAACTTTCTCAATAA
- a CDS encoding Conserved hypothetical protein (Evidence 4 : Homologs of previously reported genes of unknown function), with protein sequence MAKSDAKKLMGKMAAPGAADFGSDSAVVIDRREQRKRDQALGLIPFAVKLNSDLVQQLQALAKERGLDLNEVTAEVLMKGLKA encoded by the coding sequence ATGGCAAAAAGCGACGCCAAGAAGTTGATGGGCAAAATGGCCGCGCCCGGCGCAGCAGATTTTGGCAGCGACAGTGCTGTAGTAATTGACCGGCGCGAACAACGCAAACGCGATCAGGCGCTGGGATTGATACCGTTTGCGGTCAAGCTCAATAGCGATCTGGTGCAGCAGTTACAGGCGCTGGCAAAAGAACGTGGTCTGGATCTGAATGAGGTGACTGCAGAGGTATTGATGAAAGGCCTCAAGGCTTGA
- a CDS encoding Conserved hypothetical protein, putative spermidine synthase (Evidence 4 : Homologs of previously reported genes of unknown function), with protein sequence MLIKRKSIEADANLKSGPGKKSIAPAKPKPARKVKFAPVTLSEQFGVRYLHFGTEWVQGAMRISKPDWIELEYAQQMMAWMLFNDKPQHIVQLGLGTGALTKFSYKWFREAQVTAVDLNPSVITICETMFKLPPNDERLNVIEMDALEYVNDPANLGRIDALQVDVYDATARGPVLDTPEFYQSCAACLTPDGIMTVNLFGDHPSYARNLSAMHFAFDTVISLPEVHDGNVIAIAFNTTPTLDIAALYERAAQITATTKLPAKSWVNGIKAWQTQQ encoded by the coding sequence ATGCTGATCAAACGTAAATCCATAGAAGCCGACGCCAATCTGAAAAGCGGCCCGGGCAAAAAATCTATTGCACCTGCAAAACCCAAGCCGGCACGGAAAGTAAAATTCGCTCCGGTCACCCTGTCCGAACAGTTCGGTGTGCGTTATCTGCATTTCGGCACCGAATGGGTACAGGGCGCGATGCGCATCAGCAAACCCGACTGGATCGAGCTCGAATATGCGCAGCAAATGATGGCGTGGATGCTGTTCAACGACAAACCGCAGCACATCGTGCAACTCGGTCTGGGTACCGGTGCACTGACCAAGTTCAGCTACAAATGGTTCCGCGAAGCGCAGGTCACGGCAGTTGATCTGAATCCTTCCGTCATCACGATCTGCGAAACGATGTTCAAGCTGCCGCCTAACGACGAGCGGCTGAACGTGATCGAAATGGATGCGCTGGAATACGTCAACGATCCGGCCAATCTGGGCCGCATCGATGCCTTGCAGGTCGATGTATACGACGCCACCGCTCGCGGCCCGGTGCTCGATACGCCGGAATTTTATCAATCGTGCGCGGCCTGCCTGACGCCGGACGGCATCATGACGGTGAATCTGTTTGGCGATCATCCGAGCTACGCCAGAAATCTGAGCGCGATGCACTTTGCGTTCGATACCGTGATTTCCCTGCCAGAAGTCCATGACGGCAATGTCATCGCCATCGCATTCAATACCACGCCGACGCTGGATATCGCGGCGCTGTACGAACGCGCGGCGCAGATCACTGCGACCACAAAATTACCGGCAAAATCCTGGGTCAACGGCATCAAGGCATGGCAGACGCAGCAATAA
- a CDS encoding Short-chain dehydrogenase/reductase (Evidence 2b : Function of strongly homologous gene; Product type e : enzyme), with amino-acid sequence MSKKVMIVTGGSRGIGAEIAKLGAIDGYAVCISYLHNKTAADAIVDLIRLTGGTAMAVAADMAVEADILRMFETVDRELGPLTALVNNAGILEQQMRVDQMDAARMQRIFTTNIVGSFLCAREAVRRMSTLHGGAGGAIVNVSSVAARTGGPGEYVDYAASKGAIDTLTIGLAKEVATEGIRVNAVRPGVIYTEIHASGGEPGRVDRVKGNVPMQRGGEANEVAQAVLWLLSDKASYTTGTLLDVTGGR; translated from the coding sequence ATGAGCAAGAAAGTGATGATCGTCACCGGCGGCAGCCGTGGCATAGGCGCTGAAATTGCCAAGCTGGGTGCCATCGACGGCTATGCCGTATGCATCAGTTATCTGCATAACAAGACTGCAGCAGATGCAATAGTCGATCTTATCAGGCTGACTGGCGGCACAGCGATGGCTGTCGCGGCCGATATGGCAGTGGAAGCCGACATTTTGCGCATGTTTGAAACCGTGGACAGGGAGCTGGGCCCGCTCACCGCACTGGTCAACAATGCAGGAATACTGGAGCAGCAGATGCGCGTCGATCAGATGGATGCCGCGCGCATGCAGCGCATCTTCACCACCAATATTGTCGGAAGTTTTCTGTGCGCACGCGAAGCGGTCAGGCGCATGTCGACGCTGCATGGCGGAGCAGGCGGTGCCATCGTCAATGTCTCCTCGGTCGCGGCGCGTACCGGCGGCCCCGGAGAATATGTCGATTACGCCGCCTCCAAAGGCGCGATCGATACACTGACGATCGGACTGGCGAAGGAAGTCGCGACGGAAGGCATACGCGTCAATGCAGTCCGGCCCGGCGTGATTTATACCGAAATACATGCCAGTGGCGGTGAACCTGGACGCGTGGACAGGGTCAAGGGGAATGTACCGATGCAACGCGGGGGCGAAGCGAATGAAGTTGCGCAAGCGGTGTTATGGTTGTTATCGGACAAGGCGTCTTACACGACAGGGACTTTGCTGGATGTAACTGGCGGACGATAG
- a CDS encoding conserved hypothetical protein; putative membrane protein (Evidence 4 : Homologs of previously reported genes of unknown function), which produces MKLATNVFRLMHGLMAIFFALAALILIAIAVRIGWQGLMGGLDQAAAQTIIEAVGLLAAAVVALQIAETIVEEEIVRDADISAPTRVRRFLSRFFVVIIVALAIEGLVATFKAMHEDTAQLPYAASILMATALLLAAWGVFVHLNRSAEELEPEAMEDAKNEDHKLK; this is translated from the coding sequence ATGAAATTGGCTACCAATGTCTTTCGCCTCATGCATGGCTTGATGGCCATCTTCTTTGCGCTTGCTGCCTTGATACTGATTGCCATCGCCGTGCGCATCGGATGGCAGGGACTGATGGGCGGCCTCGATCAAGCCGCTGCACAGACCATCATCGAAGCGGTGGGTTTGCTGGCCGCTGCGGTAGTGGCCTTGCAGATCGCCGAAACCATCGTCGAAGAAGAGATCGTGCGCGACGCCGACATCAGCGCGCCGACCAGGGTGCGACGCTTTCTGTCGCGATTCTTTGTCGTCATCATTGTCGCACTGGCGATCGAGGGACTGGTGGCGACATTCAAGGCCATGCATGAAGATACGGCGCAGCTTCCTTATGCTGCGAGTATCCTGATGGCGACCGCATTGCTGCTTGCAGCCTGGGGTGTATTCGTTCACCTGAACCGTTCCGCTGAAGAGCTGGAGCCGGAAGCAATGGAAGATGCAAAGAATGAAGATCACAAACTGAAATAG
- the eco gene encoding ecotin precursor (Evidence 2a : Function of homologous gene experimentally demonstrated in an other organism; PubMedId : 91177925, 92071946, 10843853, 11513582, 1879537, 2007606, 7757004, 8156987; Product type cp : cell process): MKKSWFITLFACVLAMPIAHAADNMKAFPPAEQGMTRHVLQLPKQKDESVFKVELMVGKTVSVDKGNRYFFSGAIEEKNIEGWGYTRYVLSNIGPMAGTLMAVDPDASKVNRFIPLGGEPYLIRYNSKLPVVVYVPEGVEVRYRIWRAGAKIKGMKQG, from the coding sequence ATGAAAAAATCATGGTTCATCACACTGTTCGCATGCGTGCTCGCAATGCCGATTGCACACGCCGCCGACAATATGAAAGCATTTCCGCCTGCGGAACAGGGGATGACACGTCATGTGCTGCAACTCCCTAAACAGAAGGATGAATCTGTCTTCAAGGTAGAACTGATGGTCGGCAAGACCGTATCGGTGGATAAAGGAAATCGTTATTTCTTCAGTGGTGCGATAGAAGAAAAAAACATAGAAGGCTGGGGATATACGCGATACGTCTTGAGCAATATCGGGCCCATGGCCGGCACGCTGATGGCGGTTGATCCGGATGCATCAAAAGTAAATCGTTTCATCCCGCTAGGTGGTGAGCCATATCTGATTCGCTACAACAGCAAGTTGCCGGTTGTAGTCTATGTACCTGAAGGCGTGGAGGTGCGTTATCGGATCTGGCGTGCAGGAGCAAAGATCAAAGGCATGAAACAAGGGTGA
- a CDS encoding Conserved hypothetical protein, putative DNA glycolase (Evidence 4 : Homologs of previously reported genes of unknown function), with protein sequence MSASSQPPRQDTLLSGFAPVIDRRTEILILGSFPGLASLTAQQYYAHPRNQFWRLLSALINEDLVALPYADRLGTLLSHRIGVWDVIDVCTRQGSLDSAIRAAIHNDYAQLRQLAPALTRIAFNGKTAGKQAALFAEAGFETFVLPSSSPAYAAMTFEQKLAVWRGIML encoded by the coding sequence ATGTCCGCTTCCAGCCAACCGCCGCGCCAGGATACATTGCTGTCCGGCTTCGCACCCGTCATCGATCGCAGGACTGAGATTCTGATCCTGGGCAGCTTTCCCGGATTGGCGTCATTAACGGCCCAACAATATTACGCGCACCCGCGCAATCAATTCTGGCGTCTGCTATCGGCGCTGATCAATGAAGATCTAGTTGCTTTGCCATATGCAGACCGGCTGGGTACATTACTGTCCCATCGCATCGGCGTATGGGACGTGATCGATGTCTGTACACGCCAGGGCAGCCTGGATAGTGCAATCCGAGCGGCCATACACAACGATTACGCACAACTCAGACAACTGGCACCGGCACTCACGCGCATCGCCTTCAACGGCAAGACTGCCGGCAAGCAAGCGGCATTATTCGCGGAAGCCGGTTTTGAAACATTCGTCCTGCCATCCTCATCTCCCGCCTATGCCGCCATGACATTTGAACAGAAGCTGGCCGTCTGGCGCGGTATCATGTTGTAA
- a CDS encoding conserved hypothetical protein; putative membrane protein (Evidence 4 : Homologs of previously reported genes of unknown function) has translation MNAVKLAGIVLIVAGTLGLVYGSFSYTKETHEAKLGPLQFSVQEKETVNIPVWAGVGAIALGGLLLVFGGRKG, from the coding sequence ATGAATGCAGTCAAACTCGCAGGTATCGTGCTGATCGTGGCAGGAACACTTGGTCTGGTATACGGCAGCTTCAGCTATACCAAGGAAACGCATGAAGCCAAGCTGGGGCCGCTCCAGTTCTCCGTGCAGGAAAAAGAGACCGTGAACATTCCGGTATGGGCTGGCGTGGGCGCAATCGCCTTGGGCGGTTTGCTGCTGGTGTTTGGCGGCAGGAAGGGTTAA